The genomic stretch tttttttctcccctttaatTAGCTCTTGTTTTGCACATCCACAACTTTCCCCCCcatccacacagccagtcatttAATCACAGGAGACAACCAGGTTGGATAAAGTACATCTGAGCAAAGCAAACGTCAAACCCAATCCTTCGGATATTAAACCAAAAAATGCCCAGAGTAGTAGGCAGTGTACATAAAGCCATCTCTGCCTGGTTTGTGAGCACCAGTCTAAGTGCCTGATTCTCTGTTatattttgtcatttgttttCAATGTTACATAGTAAGAAGTCAGAGTTTAACTTTTGCCATCTTCTGGTCCTTCAGCCTTTAGTTAACATGAAGAAGAAGCCATCTGCTTAGCAGCTTAGTCTTGGTTAGGATGGCCATGGTGAAGTCATTTGCTTACTCAACACAGCAACTCAGCGTGCGGAATTTGGGAAAAACTGTAAAACGATAGCACTCACCAGGAAGTTTACAattttccttttaagaggttgggtgtctttttttcctattctatGGTTTTCTATTCTATTTCCATTCTATGGTTTGATGGGCAGTCAGGGTGTAATCATATGTGACTCCATGGTAATTATGACAATGTCCTAAATAGCACAGAGGCATCTGCATAGGATGGCAGGGAGGCTGGGGGATGTGAGGCTTGACATCACCCACTTCTTTATTCAGTAGAGAGGCCGACTATGTGGAGTTTCTGTTGTTGATTTCTTTTTAGGTATAGGTCATGTGAGATCTGAGCTGGGATGGAGCATGACTCACAGACCACATGGGAATTCAATGGCTCCTTCTATCAGCCTTCAGCTTTCCTCATGATGGGCATCCCAGGGCTGGAAGCCCTTCACCACTGGATCTCCATTCCTTTCTGTGCACTGTACTTTATGGCTCTCTTAGGGAACTGTATGATCCTCGTTATCATCAAGAAGACCCGAAGTCTTCATAAACCAATGTACTACCTCCTCTCTATGCTGGCGGTCACTGACCTAGGCTTGGCTTTATGTACACTGCCTACTACTCTGGGCATTTTTTGGTTCAATATCCGAAGGATTGCATTTGACGCTTGCCTCACTCAGATGTCCTTTATCCACATGCTGTCCCTAATCGAATCCTCTGTGCTCCTGGCAATGGCGTTTGATCGGTTCATTGCTATCTCATATCCACTGAGATACCAATCCATATTGACCAAGACGACTGTCATAAAAATAGGCCTGGCAATTATATTGAGAAGtgtgctctccttccttccagtACCCTTCTTGCTGAAGAGACTCACCTACTGCAAGAAGAATGAGCTTTCTCATTCATTTTGCTTCCATGCTGATATCATGAAGCTAGCATGTGCAGATATAAAAGTAAATCTCTTCTACGGTATGATTATTCTCTTATCAACGGTGGGAATGGACTTCTTCTTCATCGCGCTGTCCTACATCCTGATCATTAAAACTGTTATCGGCCTTGTAACCAAGGATGAGTGTCTCAAGACTTTGAATACATGTGTCTCCCATATCTGTGCTGTCCTAATATTCTTCACCCCAATGATCGGACTGTCCATCATCTATCGCTTTGGAAAGAACATCCCTCCCTTGGTTAACACCTTGGTGGCCTATACCTACCTTATAATTCCCCCTGCTCTCAACCCCATTATCTACAGCATAAAATCCAGCCATATGCGGGGGGCTTTTCTCAGAGCACTGCGGAGGAAGAGCTAGCCCAGCTGATAGCTTCCTCCACCACTTCTGGTAGAAAGTGCTAATAGACTGGTTTCTTGGCACTCCATTCGCTGGGATCACTGCTGTTAGTTAGGATGAAAGAACTGCAAATCCACTTGGAAGTTGCACCTCAACCCAGACTTGTGTTCTCCCATTTTTTGTCCTGCCATGACACTCAGTTCCATCTGGCAGCCTGTGAACACTCCATGCATTGCTGCCAGTGGTATATACAGATGGAAGGACCCAATTGTAGGGAGACAATTGTGGGAAAATGGTCTGCCTGACTATCTCCTTTCAGGTCACACAGTGGGGTGGAGCAAACAGCCTCTGTAATGCATGTTATGCAAACTGTGGTAGCAAGATAACAGCGTTTAACCTTCACTCAGACCTCCTAGCGCAGGGTCATCGCTCCCTCACCTCATGTCATAGCATAGCTAGCCCAGGTGGCAAGCTCTACCAGGCAGGGCTTGGGCCAAGAGTTCGGAGTCGCTCTGAATATCCCAGTCATTAGTTGCTCAACTGAGAACATCCCACAGGAGCCTCATTTTCAGGGCCTGGGCATAGAGCATTTTCTGAGAATGAGATCCCTTTAAGTGGGCCCCTGGCACCATCAGCCCTCCCCCCAAAGGACACAGCCTTcatcttcatttgtttttctaaattgCCATATACACCAACAGTGCTGCTTTTGCATCTCCTGTTGATTTCGTTGAGCCTTACCATCTTTCCAAGTCTAATGTTCCAGCCATTGTTTTTGCAATGGATTTAGTGTATGTGTGTATTAGAATGCAACAGCCTCAATAAAAGATCTATTAACTGTAAAAGGTCAAAAGACATGATGAAGTTGTTTCTTTGCTGCTTATATGACAAGGGATATTAGGCTAGTGTTGCATAAAATCTTCTAGATTTGCTGTACATGAGCACAGGATTGTAtgcattagggttttttttgtttggatggTGCCTGAGGGTCTGGTGTGGTTGGCATTCTTGATACTGATAAAGGAGGGTTCTGTTTCCAAGATGGAATAGTGACGACTAAACCTCCTGACACTATGGCCACACACTAAAATCTGCCTGAGATCAATAAGGCACTGATGTACCCCTCAGAGAACGGGGAGGAGCTTCCAGGCGCAGTTCACAGGTGGGAACTGATAGTGTCTCACAGCATCTTATCGCTCTGCTGTAGGATGGGTCTCAACCAAGCACGCAGCAGGGTTTCATGATTGCTTTCTCCCACGGAGAGAATAAAATTGCCCAGAAGCTTCCATGCCACCAACTGATGGATCCATATTTTTGTTGCTTGTATGCCATAGTTTGCCCAGCCTGTAACAGGGTGGAGACTATGAAGAAATGGTCAGCATTCACCCTGGAAGGGTGAAACAACAAAGCAGTATAAGCAGGGATGAAATTTCATACCAGAACTGGCCTGCTAAGCACTTAGTACTTCCTTTGGAGAGTTTTAGACTAAGTTGGGACTGGtgtctttttctgttctgctctaCTTATAACCATACATAGatcaaagagagaaaagaaggtcACATCTCCATAAAAAATTGGAAATGTAGAAGGGAAGATTCCCAAGGGAAGGATTCCCAGGCCACTGTTTGTTTTGGGTAGTGCTAGTTATTTTGATGAAGATCCCAGTGGGTCATTGCACAGAGTAATGTACTATTCAGCAAAACACCACCAAAACCTCTGCCTCAGTGGTAGGCACAGTAGGGCTCACAGTGCACGCCCACTTCGCCCACGAAACACTGAGGCAGCAGCAAAAATTACTGGAAGTAAATACTTTAATGGGAGCACTCCTTGCTCGAAGTATTTACAGTCCACCCCAGTGCAGGTAGCTAGCTTTTATCAGAGAAAAGGAATAtggaaacaaacaagaaagacagttttcagcagaaaagcCTAGAGAAGAGCTTTGCCGGAGAGAAGCACTGCCTGCAGGACCCTGCACAGCTTTGCTCCCAGTCTGAAAATTTCCAGAGTGTTTCTCCCTGACTTCTGTGCTTCTTAGCTATAACCATTTTGAGAAACAACAAAAGCCCAAAGAGCCTGTGCCCCAAGTGAATGTGCATTCAGGTGGTAGGGGCAGCCAGGGAAGAAGTGTGTAGACAATTTATTACCATACCAGAAGACCACAGAGAAGTGAGGCTTACGGTGCAGTTGGCCCACCTCCATTACCCGGTTCAGCAGAGCTTCATCTGTCTCCCCATCCACTTCCAAACCTGTGTAGCCAGAGGGTACTAAGCAGATGCCCAAGTATATTTGGGAACCTCTATATAAGGTACCGTCTTTTAGGAACATATGTTCAAAAATCTAATTTTGGATGCCATAGGGAATGGAAAAGATAACTGTGATTGAACATTTGCGTAAGAGAAAAACGAGATAGATGAGTCACTTAAACCAGCTAATTTTTATTCCATGATGCCCTGAGTGCTTTTTGTACCATCCGATCACTTACAGTATTTGCCAATGGATTTATTTCCTAGGAGGCACAGGAAGAGCCATGGGAAAGACAGGTAACTTGCATAGCACAGCCTGTTTACCTTAAAAAATATCAGATGTAGACTGTTTTATTTCCTGGCTGGGCTGGCTCTTGCAGAACTACATCCATTTTTGCCCTCAATTGGAACATGTTCTGGTTTGACTCTGGAGAACCACAAGCCCAGACTAGACCATGCTAGACCCATGATGGAGGTCAGGTCTGATAAGCTGTGAGGTCCTGAGTTCAGACCCGTTGAAAAAGCCAACATTTCTGCTACCTCTAGGGTTTGCGATGGGTTAATTTCTGGGAGGTGCTGGAAGCTGACACATTCCTTACAACACTATCGGTTACCataaagcggggggggggggggggcaccctgcACACGGAGACAATCCAGCCAGCCTGGCTCAGTGCAGCCCCATGTTGAGTTTTCTGTTATCAGGTAGCTAGTTTAAATGAATATATCTCTGCAAAATGCTAATAAAGTTGATTTACAACAGGATTCTCGTTTGGGCTCATGTCCGGTTCCTGTAATAATGTAATAACTGCTTCACTTGTATAAACACAGCTGCATTCACTTAATTCCAGTGATCTCCATCCAAGAGCAGGTACCAGCTTGCTGAGCGCTCATGGTGTGTGGCAATATGTGCTAGACCTTTCCTGCTGTGCACACCCGCAGAGCAAACAAGCATCCTGCAACTCCCCGTTGTAAGCTTTGCTTTTTGGCCACAGTACAGAGGCTCTGTCCATGTGAACCCTGGCGTCAGCAGATTCAGCGTCCGGAGCGGCGGAAGGAGAGGGGCATTGCGTGGGCACAGAGCATTGTTACGGCCTGAACTAGCCGGAAATCGGGATTTCTAGTTTGTGTCATTTGCTTTCACTTTGGACTTGTTCCAAACTGAATccaaaaggaagatttttctttttccacctgAATTCCCTGAGAAGTGGGAATGCAGAGGAAACTTCCAACTGAAAATACCAAACAGAGGTGTCTCCCAAAGGGTGTTCCCACCCGTGGGAGAGACTCCTTGCCTCTGCCCTGGCCGCTGGAGCAGGGAGTGGAGCAGCAAGCAAGGTCCTAGCTCCAGTTGGTCCTCAGGGCACTTGGTCAGGGACACCCTGGCAGGCTCCCAGGCAAGAGGCATCTGTCCAAGACCACATTCGCTTTGCCATGGGGTCGAAAGCAGCCTCAGCATGGAGTCCTGTGAGTTCCCCGGGCAGGAGGGACATCGCTGTGGTCCGCAGGGATGAGAGGCTGGCGCGAGGTGGAGGCCAGTACCAGTGGCAGGAAGGACTGCCGTGGTCAGCCTGCCCAAGGGCCCTTTTCCCTAAAATCGATAAACTTAAGGCTCAGATGATCACTTggagctgcatgcctgcttcGGGATCTGGAGCAGGGCAATGCGACTTGTGTGCTTGTGTCCACGCACTGTGTATATGCAACTGGAAAGCGTGAAAAAGTCTGCTGGAATAGGAAACCACAGCTATCTCTTAATGTGAAGACGTGAGAAGGGacgagaggaggagaaggaaaggaaaaaggggaaaggaaaggaaaacggGGAAGGATCATTAGCTGTCCTTGAGATACTTTATACTACTTTGCCACA from Dromaius novaehollandiae isolate bDroNov1 chromosome 1, bDroNov1.hap1, whole genome shotgun sequence encodes the following:
- the LOC112995001 gene encoding olfactory receptor 51G2-like isoform X1, which codes for MEHDSQTTWEFNGSFYQPSAFLMMGIPGLEALHHWISIPFCALYFMALLGNCMILVIIKKTRSLHKPMYYLLSMLAVTDLGLALCTLPTTLGIFWFNIRRIAFDACLTQMSFIHMLSLIESSVLLAMAFDRFIAISYPLRYQSILTKTTVIKIGLAIILRSVLSFLPVPFLLKRLTYCKKNELSHSFCFHADIMKLACADIKVNLFYGMIILLSTVGMDFFFIALSYILIIKTVIGLVTKDECLKTLNTCVSHICAVLIFFTPMIGLSIIYRFGKNIPPLVNTLVAYTYLIIPPALNPIIYSIKSSHMRGAFLRALRRKS